In the Sandaracinus amylolyticus genome, GAGCTTGCGGCCCTCCCACCAGCGGTCGTAGCTCGCGTTGTTCCGGAAGCCGAGGAAGATGCCGAGCGCGACGCCGATCAGCGTGAACGGCAGTGGCTTCAGGTTCGGATGCCAGTCGTGCAGCTCCTCGAGGATCGTCACGAAGATCGAGACGACGAGCACGCCGGCGATGCGGTACTTGGTCCGTGGGAGCTCGCTTCCCTTGTACGCGAAGACGAGACGCCACCACGAGACCTTCGACGGGACCAGCATCCGTGCGCTTCCTCCGCGGGCCCGTGTGTAACACGAACCCGCGGAGCGCACGCTCTACAAGCCCATCTGTTTCGCGACGATGATCTTCATGATCTCGTTGGTGCCCGCGAAGATTCGCTGCACGCGCGCGTCCATGAAGGCGCGCGTCACCGGGTACTCGAGCATGTAGCCGTAGCCGCCGAAGAACTGCAGGCACGTGTCGATCACGCGCTGGCTCATCTCGGTCTGCCAGAGCTTCGCCATCGAGCACTCTTTGACGAGGTACTTCCCGCGCACGTGCTCGCCGACGACCTTGTCGAGGAACGCGCGGCCCACCTCGCACTCGGTCGCGCACTCGACGAGCTTGAACTGCGTGTTCTGGAACTTGCTGATCGGCTTGCCGAACGCCGTGCGCTCCTGCGTGTAGCGCACCGTGTCCGCGAGCACTTGCTCGGCGCACGCCTGCGCGCCGATCGCGACCACGAGGCGCTCCTGCTGCAGCTTCTGCATCAGCATGAGGAAGCCCGCGCCCTCGTCGCCGAGACGGTTCTCGACCGGGATGCGGCAGTCCTCGAAGTGCAGCTCGCTCGTGTCCTGCGAGGCCATGCCCATCTTCGCGAGCTTCTTGCCCTTCACGAAGCCGGGCCGTCCCGCCTCGACGACGAAGAGCGACATCGAGCGGTGCGGATCACCGGGCGCGTTCTCGGTCTTCGCGACGACGATGCACAGGTCGCAGAGGATCCCGTTCGAGATGAACGTCTTGCTGCCGTTCAGCACGTACTCGTCGCCGACGCGCTTCGCGGTGGTCGCGACGGCTGCGAGGTCGGAGCCGGTGCCGGGCTCGGTCATCGCGATCGCGGTGACGAGCTCGCCGGACGCGCAGCCGGGCAGCCACTTCTTCTTCTGCGCGTCGTTCCCGAACGAGTGGAGGTAGGGGACGATCACGTCGCTGTGGAGCGGGATGGCGAAGCCCGACTCGTAGACCTTCGCCATCTCCTCCATGATCACGACCGAGTGCAGGAAGTCGCCGCCGGCACCGCCGTACTGCTCTTCCATCCACGGGCAGAGGAAGCCCTCGGCACCGGCCTTCCGCCACGCGTCGCGATCGACGATCCCGCTCGCGCGCCAGCGCTCCTGGTGCGGGATGACTTCCTTCTCGAGGAACTTGCGGAACGACTTTCGGAAGAGCTCGTGCTCCTCGGAGAACAGGGTGCGATCCACGACGCGCCTCCTCGGCTGAATGGCGATTCAGTCGAGGAGGATACCAGACGCTCCCTAGGGCGGCGGCGGCAGCATCACGAGCGTCGGGACGTTGCGATTCGTCGTCGTACCGTCGCCGATCTGGCCGTTGCGATTGTCGCCCCAGCACACGATCGTGCCGGCGGCGCGCAGCGCGCAGACGTGGTGGTTGGTCGTCGCGAGCGCGGTCGCGTCCGAGAGCCCGCT is a window encoding:
- a CDS encoding acyl-CoA dehydrogenase family protein yields the protein MDRTLFSEEHELFRKSFRKFLEKEVIPHQERWRASGIVDRDAWRKAGAEGFLCPWMEEQYGGAGGDFLHSVVIMEEMAKVYESGFAIPLHSDVIVPYLHSFGNDAQKKKWLPGCASGELVTAIAMTEPGTGSDLAAVATTAKRVGDEYVLNGSKTFISNGILCDLCIVVAKTENAPGDPHRSMSLFVVEAGRPGFVKGKKLAKMGMASQDTSELHFEDCRIPVENRLGDEGAGFLMLMQKLQQERLVVAIGAQACAEQVLADTVRYTQERTAFGKPISKFQNTQFKLVECATECEVGRAFLDKVVGEHVRGKYLVKECSMAKLWQTEMSQRVIDTCLQFFGGYGYMLEYPVTRAFMDARVQRIFAGTNEIMKIIVAKQMGL